The following proteins are encoded in a genomic region of Fusarium keratoplasticum isolate Fu6.1 chromosome 9, whole genome shotgun sequence:
- a CDS encoding Tyrosine--tRNA ligase, whose protein sequence is MTALSIEERLGLIRENLAEVLNPEIIESIMAEGRHPKIYWGTATTGRPHCGYLVPAMKIAQFLAAGCDVTILLADVHGFLDNLKAPLELVAQRANYYRFVITSMLKAVGVPIDKLRFVLGSSYQTSSDYTMDVYKLTALVSEHDAKKAGAEVVKQTSNAPLSGLIYPILQVLDEQYLDCDAQFGGVDQRKLFTAAKEWLPKLGYRQRAHLLNPMVAGLNGNKMSSSDENSKIDLLDSPEAVAKKIRKAECVPKVVEGNGVLALVEYVLLPGSGLKNGVREVKVERRDAEPLVYTNIKQMQEDYENDVLTPQMLKATVTQGLIDIMTPIQADFQASEEWQEVTLKAYPPPAKKEKKVKNRGTRFPGAKGGADAQQDGVTKKVEELSVADGAQPNGA, encoded by the exons ATGACGGCCCTATCGATCGAAGAGAGGCTCGGCCTCATCCGAGAGAACCTCGCCGAGGTCCTCAACCCCGAGATCATCgagtccatcatggctgaggGACGGCACCCCAAGATCTACTGGGGCACCGCTACCACTGGTCGACCTCACTGCGGCTACCTCGTGCCCGCCATGAAGATTGCCCAGTTCCTTGCCGCCGGCTGCGATGTGACCATTCTCCTTGCCGACGTCCACGGcttcctcgacaacctcaaggccCCGCTCGAGCTTGTCGCACAGCGCGCCAACTACTACCGATTCGTCATCACCTCTATGCTCAAGGCTGTTGGTGTACCTATCGACAAGCTGCGATTCGTCCTCGGCAGCTCTTACCAGACTAGCTCGGATTACACCATGGACGTCTACAAGCTGACCGCACTCGTGTCGGAGCAtgacgccaagaaggcgGGTGCCGAGGTCGTGAAGCAGACTTCCAATGCTCCTCTGAGCGGTCTCATCTACCCCATTTTGCAGGTGCTGGACGAGCAGTACCTGGATTGTGATGCTCAATTCGGTGGCGTTGACCAGCGGAAGCTGTTTACGGCGGCTAAGGAGTGGCTACCCAAGCTCGGATACCGACAG CGAGCGCATCTCCTCAACCCCATGGTTGCTGGTCTGAACGGCAACAAGATGAGTTCAAGTGATGAGA ACAGCAAGATTGATCTTCTGGATTCCCCCGAAGCCGTGGCTAAGAAGATTCGGAAAGCGGAGTGCGTCCCTAAGGTGGTGGAGGGCAACGGCGTGCTGGCCCTGGTGGAGTACGTTCTGCTTCCAGGTTCAGGTCTGAAGAATGGTGTTCgcgaggtcaaggttgagaggCGCGACGCCGAGCCCCTGGTCtacaccaacatcaagcaGATGCAGGAGGACTACGAGAACGATGTG TTGACACCccagatgctcaaggccacCGTGACTCAGGGTCTTATCGATATCATGACGCCCATCCAGGCCGATTTCCAGGCCTCCGAAGAATGGCAGGAGGTGACGTTGAAGGCGTACCCCCCACCAGctaagaaggagaagaaggtgaagaaCAGAGGCACCCGATTCCCTGGAGCCAAGGGAGGAGCCGATGCCCAGCAGGATGGAGTGACAAAAAAGGTTGAGGAGTTGTCTGTGGCCGACGGCGCTCAGCCCAACGGTGCGTGA
- a CDS encoding hypothetical protein (Expressed protein), which yields MPSVNTLITAIVAGLAIGAHAGPCRPHGSSSTVSTAEVVTTTSAQPSTTTSGSYPSVSNNSETKTTGTTSTTEASETKTTQSSSVTSNSVTVSETTTDVGAHGSSESETTSSTAVDTTSTSKVETTSTSAQETTTAPSTTSSTAAPSTTSSTTAPSSTTADESTTQETTTLETRTSAASTTTSAAPSQTSGSSCPPAANLVCGKTGYLGENSSSHLLDLQRDTDLETCKTQCKENDNCVTIGHIADTNQCELYDASPATLELNEDPNSWYAVYEACCFE from the coding sequence ATGCCTTCAGTCAACACCCTCATCACTGCCATTGTGGCCGGCCTTGCCATTGGAGCCCATGCTGGTCCATGCAGGCCCCATGGAAGCTCCAGCACCGTCTCAACCGCTGAAGTTGTCACGACGACATCTGCTCAGCCTTCTACCACAACCTCTGGAAGTTACCCCAGCGTCTCCAACAACTCGGAGACCAAGACCACTGGAACCACGTCCACCACCGAGGCCTCTGAGACGAAGACAACACAGTCCTCTTCCGTCACCAGCAACTCAGTCACCGTGTCTGAGACTACAACGGATGTAGGAGCTCACGGTTCAAGCGAGTCCGAGACGACCTCTTCCACGGCAGTTGACACAACCTCCACTTCCAAGGTTGAAaccacctccacctcggcTCAAGAGACTACAACCGCTCCCTCCACCACTTCTTCTACAGCCGCTCCATCTACAACTTCTTCTACAACTGCCCCCTCCTCTACCACCGCCGACGAGTCAACCACCCAGGAGACCACCACCCTCGAGACCCGTACATCTGCCGCCTCGACCACAACATCCGCTGCGCCCAGCCAAACCTCTGGCTCTAGCTGCCCTCCCGCGGCCAACCTCGTCTGCGGAAAGACCGGCTACCTCGGCGAAAACAGCTCCAGtcacctcctcgaccttcAGCGGGATACTGACTTGGAGACTTGCAAGACCCAGTGCAAGGAGAATGACAATTGTGTCACCATTGGACACATCGCCGACACTAACCAGTGTGAGCTGTACGATGCTTCGCCGGCTACGCTCGAGTTGAACGAGGACCCGAACTCTTGGTACGCCGTCTACGAAGCTTGCTGTTTCGAGTAA
- a CDS encoding AP-3 complex subunit delta: MGLGSPICLNNSQDRKPHRRRNLEFEKSLYDLIRGLRNHKGNEKEYIQKSLKECRAEVRSQDMDLKATALLKLIYLEMVGHDMSWASFHVLEVMSSPKYQLKRVGYLGAVQSFRPDTEVLMLATNLLKKDLGSTTPTVISLPIATLPHVITPSLALSTLQDLLPRLSHSHSNIRKKTLVTLYRLALVYPEALRAAWPKIKERLMDPDEDPSVTAAIVNVVCELGWRRPNDFLPLAPRLFELLVDGGNNWMAIKLIKLFATLTPLEPRLVRKLLPPLTNIIRTTPAMSLLYECINGIIQGGILGSGDDVSGTDEIATLCVNKLRGMIMIDGDPNLKYVALLAFNKIVTTHPYLVSQQEDVILECIDSPDITIRIQALDLVQGMVTGDNLMSIVSRLMKQLKLSMPAREVSQPGTPPNDPNYLDDEFSDSAQPKSEAQAPLPDDYRIDVIGRILAMCAKDNYSSVLDFDWYIDVLTQLVRMAPASRKVDDEDLGPAERARANVSEKIGDELRNVAVKVRVMRSTAVRAAEIILNQLNSDTPPGYNITSGALKSVTWIMGEYASQLAVPDEGLNGLLQLIPRTTTPEVLTTTLQAVTKVFATIVGDEMEPWTAERKSRVSLLMARIIHVFEPLALHPSLEVQERAVEFTELLKLTAEAASSQPASTDEVEQDPPLLLTQAIPSLFNGWELNSVAKDAQYNVPVPRDLDLDEPLHPNLAKLLADADSVTLVADDSDEFEVYYHQKPPPTSIDSSAPAISRIAEPVDDYVGSYQQADEDSYLDADIVARRKAERQERNKDDPFYIPSNDTPRTSTPIHNILQNSNGPDLDIDSIPIMQLDLERLGTPAAAPQRPQPRPRQRVVIAQDETLGGSDSGHVSENNSDSAVAKSKSRRLKQQGLLGVDSSGIGSFSLEGQPSSGFDYEQQQREEAEMQQAMKEVERLRLEMQRANERIQVAQGVDVEGTIVKKKKKKAAKKGDEEGGEVKPKKKKKKVPRAEAIEEQAGGDNSSVQGVESPASGEVVVAKKKKKKKRVVDIQEGE; the protein is encoded by the exons ATGGGCTTAGGTTCGCCAATCTGTCTCAATAACTCCCAAGACCGAAAACCTCACAGGCGACGCAACCTTGA GTTTGAAAAGTCGCTCTACGACCTCATCCGGGGGCTCCGGAACCACAAGGGCAATGAGAAGGAGTACATCCAAAAGAGCCTCAAGGAGTGCCGCGCCGAAGTTCGCAGTCAGGATATGG ATCTCAAGGCGACGGCGCTTCTGAAGCTCATATATCTCGAAATGGTTGGGCACGACATGTCGTGGGCGTCGTTCCACGTGCTCGAGGTCATGTCGTCGCCCAAGTACCAGCTCAAGCGCGTGGGATACCTAGGAGCTGTCCAGAGCTTTCGTCCTGATACTGAAGTTCTGATGCTGGCTACGAATCTGTTGAAGAAG GACCTTGGCTCGACTACACCGACCGTCATCTCCCTACCGATCGCGACCCTCCCCCACGTCATCACGCCTTCGCTGGCGCTCTCGACACTGCAAGACTTGCTACCGCGTCTGAGCCATAGCCACTCGAATATTCGAAAGAAGACGCTCGTTACGCTGTACCGACTTGCCCTCGTGTACCCTGAAGCTCTACGCGCCGCCTggcccaagatcaaggagcgGCTTATGGACCCGGACGAGGACCCAAGCGTTACAGCTGCTATTGTCAATGTAGTTTGTGAGCTTGGCTGGCGACGACCAAATGACTTTCTTCCCCTTGCGCCTCGACTATTTGAGCTGTTGGTAGATGGCGGTAATAACTGGATGGCCATCAAACTCATCAAGCTT TTTGCGACCTTGACGCCCTTGGAGCCTCGACTCGTGAGAAAGCTACTACCCCCTCTCACCAACATAATCAGGACAACACCAGCAATGTCATTACTCTACGAGTGTATCAACGGTATTATCCAGGGCGGTATTCTCGGTAGCGGAGATGACGTCTCTGGAACTGATGAGATTGCAACCCTCTGTGTCAATAAGCTGCGAGGCATGATAATGATTGATGGTGATCCTAACC TCAAATACGTTGCGCTCTTGGCATTCAACAAGATCGTTACTACGCATCCTTATCTTGTATCACAGCAGGAGGATGTGATTCTGGAGTGTATCGACAGTCCGGACATCACCATCCGAATACAGGCGCTTGACCTTGTGCAGGGCATGGTTACAGGCGACAACTTAATGTCTATCGTGAGCAGGCTGATGAAGCAGCTCAAGTTATCCATGCCGGCTCGGGAGGTGTCTCAGCCAGGAACGCCTCCAAACGATCCGAACTACTTAGACGACGAATTCTCAGACTCTGCGCAGCCCAAGTCTGAAGCTCAAGCACCTCTTCCTGACGACTACCGAATAGACGTCATTGGGAGAATTCTGGCAATGTGTGCAAAGGACAACTACTCGAGTGTGTTGGATTTCGATTGGTACATCGACGTTCTTACGCAACTTGTCCGCATGGCGCCAGCTTCTCGCAaggttgacgatgaagactTGGGCCCGGCAGAGAGAGCGCGTGCCAACGTGTCAGAAAAGATTGGCGATGAGCTCCGTAACGTCGCTGTAAAGGTTCGAGTGATGAGGTCAACTGCGGTGCGGGCAGCAGAGATTATCCTCAACCAACTCAACAGTGACACACCGCCGGGCTATAACATTACCTCTGGGGCATTGAAATCAGTGACCTGGATTATGGGCGAATACGCCTCACAACTGGCCGTGCCTGATGAGGGGTTGAacggccttcttcagctcaTTCCTCGGACAACTACCCCTGAAGTCTTGACCACTACTCTCCAAGCTGTTACGAAAGTCTTTGCTACCATAGTGGGagacgagatggagccaTGGACAGCCGAGAGGAAGTCTAGGGTTTCACTCCTCATGGCTCGCATTATTCATGTATTTGAGCCACTGGCGCTGCACCCTAGTCTTGAAGTCCAGGAGCGAGCCGTCGAGTTCACGGAACTGCTGAAGCTAACAGCCGAGGCGGCTTCAAGTCAACCTGCTTCGACCGATGAAGTTGAGCAGGATCCTCCGTTGTTGCTCACCCAGGCGATTCCTTCACTATTCAACGGCTGGGAGCTCAATTCGGTGGCCAAGGATGCGCAGTACAACGTCCCAGTTCCTCGAGATCTCGACTTGGATGAACCCCTTCATCCAAATCTGGCCAAGTTGCTGGCAGATGCCGACTCTGTTACTCTTGTTGCGGACGACTCGGACGAGTTTGAGGTATACTACCATCAGaagccaccaccaaccaGCATCGACTCTTCTGCCCCAGCCATTAGCAGGATAGCCGAGCCTGTGGACGATTATGTGGGTTCCTACCAGCAAGCAGACGAAGACAGCTATCTCGACGCCGACATCGTTGCGAGGAGAAAAGCAGAGCGCCAGGAGCGGAACAAGGACGACCCCTTTTATATCCCCAGCAACGATACGCCCCGAACTTCAACTCCTATCCACAACATTCTCCAAAACAGCAACGGCCCCGATCTGGATATCGACTCTATACCTATAATGCAGCTGGACCTTGAACGGCTCGGAACCCCAGCTGCCGCTCCCCAACGTCCCCAGCCAAGACCTCGTCAAAGGGTGGTCATCGCCCAAGACGAGACCCTCGGCGGAAGCGACAGCGGCCACGTCTCGGAGAACAACTCTGACAGCGCCGTCGCAAAGTCCAAGTCGCGCAGGCTCAAGCAGCAGGGTCTGCTGGGTGTGGACTCGAGCGGCATCGGCTccttcagcctcgagggccagCCGTCCTCGGGCTTTGACtatgagcagcagcagcgcgaggaggccgagatgcagcaggccatgaaggaggttgagaggCTTCGTCTCGAGATGCAGCGCGCCAACGAGAGGATCCAGGTCGCTCagggtgttgatgtcgagggcACTattgtcaagaagaagaagaagaaggctgccaagaagggtgacgaggagggcggAGAGGTcaagccaaagaagaagaagaagaaggttccCCGCgctgaggccatcgaggagcagGCTGGCGGCGACAATAGCAGTGTTCAGGGGGTCGAGTCTCCCGCATCGGGAGAAGTCGtcgtggccaagaagaaaaagaagaagaagcgtgTGGTTGACATTCAAGAGGGGGAATAG
- a CDS encoding Polyketide-cyc domain-containing protein: protein MALRLLPPRAVVARSTFTISNITSLTSASTPRIASLRRSFISFPSSEPQRLTATRTLPYPSEPLYDLISDVDSYSSFVPYCSKSRVIRWSDPDSETGRRYPTLADLHVGWGGFDEVFTSRLRCVPGRSVEAISGDTTPGGSGPDASAVFRNLVTRWSVRPIAGPPTPRTEVHLNIDFQFTNPLYGAVSAAVSDKVAALMIEAFEKRARQKLGSQRKL from the coding sequence ATGgccctccgcctcctccctccccgAGCCGTCGTCGCACGCTCAACTTTTACAATCTCCAACATCACGAGCCTCACTTCAGCCTCAACACCGCGAATAGCCTCCCTCCGCCGCTCATTCATCTCCTTCCCGTCCTCCGAGCCCCAGCGACTCACCGCCACCCGCACCCTCCCATACCCCTCCGAACCCCTCTACGACCTCATCTCCGACGTCGACTCGTACTCGTCCTTCGTCCCGTACTGCTCAAAGTCCCGCGTCATCCGCTGGTCCGACCCGGACTCCGAAACCGGTCGCCGCTACCCCACACTTGCGGACCTGCACGTCGGCTGGGGCGGCTTCGACGAGGTCTTTACAAGCCGGCTGCGCTGCGTCCCCGGCCGGTCGGTAGAGGCCATTAGCGGGGATACGACCCCCGGTGGCTCGGGCCCCGATGCGTCAGCTGTCTTCCGGAACTTGGTGACGCGCTGGTCCGTGAGGCCGATTGCGGGACCGCCGACACCGCGCACCGAGGTGCACCTCAACATCGATTTCCAGTTTACAAACCCTCTCTACGGCGCTGTGAGCGCGGCCGTCTCTGACAAGGTCGCTGCTCTAATGATAGAAGCGTTCGAGAAACGAGCTCGTCAGAAGTTGGGGTCACAACGGAAGCTTTAA
- a CDS encoding ER membrane protein complex subunit 2, whose translation MAPSLLQPQGHLSPTEALQLAQQAPIILKNNPKAFSASPLVSLFSATETADLWTIYENLLLSCLRTGDDESAHQVLERLVLRFGDQNERVMALKGLVKEAEATNNNELTQVLKEYEDILEEDGTNIPIAKRRVALLRSMGKTPEAISSLIWLLDFNPTDAEAWGELADLYLSQGLYSQAIYALEEVLVLVPNAWNMHARLGEVSLMAANETTDGFPQKFLANSVKRFCRSIELCEDYLRGYYGLKKVTDKLLAESAKLKKHSEGDEFSLPDQATIEKLNQAATKKLAEIVRRYGAQEPLWQGYNADEIAAARDLLDKSSSEVVR comes from the exons ATGGCCCCCTCGCTCCTCCAGCCGCAAGGCCACCTATCACCAACCGAAGCTCTCCAGCTTGCGCAACAAGCtcccatcatcttgaagaaCAACCCTAAAGCCTTCTCCGCCTCGCCTCTCGTATCACTTTTCTCGGCCACCGAAACCGCTGACCTGTGGACCATCTACGAGAACCTTCTCCTCTCATGTCTTCGAACGGGCGACGACGAATCTGCGCACCAAGTTCTTGAGAGGCTGGTGTTGCGATTTGGCGACCAGAATGAACGCGTCATGGCACTCAAGGGACTGgtgaaggaggccgaggcaaCAAACAACAATGAACTTACGCAAGTGCTCAAGGAGTACGAGGACAttctggaggaggacggAACAAACATC CCTATTGCGAAGCGACGAGTAGCCCTCTTGCGATCTATGGGAAAGACCCCTGAAGCGATTTCGTCATTAATATGGTTGCTCGATTTCAACCCTACGGACGCCGAAGCATGGGGAGAGCTAGCGGACCTCTATCTGTCCCAGGGATTGTACTCCCAAGCTATCTACGCTTTGGAGGAAGTGCTGGTGTTGGTACCAAATGCGTGGAAC ATGCATGCACGCCTCGGTGAGGTGTCGTTGATGGCAGCCAATGAAACGACCGATGGTTTCCCTCAGAAGTTCCTGGCAAATTCCGTGAAGCGGTTCTGCCGAAGCATCGAACTCTGCGAGGACTACCTACGGGGTTACTATGGCCTCAAGAAGGTTACCGATAAGTTACTGGCTGAGTCTGCTAAACTCAAGAAGCACTCGGAAGGAGACGAGTTCTCTCTGCCAGACCAGGCAACAATCGAGAAACTGAACCAAGCGGCTACCAAGAAGCTAGCCGAGATCGTTCGTCGCTACGGGGCCCAGGAACCGCTGTGGCAAGGATACAATGCAGATGAGATTGCTGCAGCCCGTGACCTGCTTGACAAGTCATCGTCAGAGGTGGTCCGGTAA
- a CDS encoding Methyltransferase-like protein produces MASSTPSGDAVVSQTIESVPVEKLAALDVKDPITEADTEAKAPESEVPPHRSHDPANNLKRSDPFQFGSRYLNEGDDVFEFNAWDHVETDDAYKEYAEQQYAKQRQSPVSDFEKRKFSIDPARWWNLFYKNNSANFFKNRKWLQQEFPVLAEVTKEDAGPKVLLEIGAGAGNTAFPILANNKNPELKIHACDYSKTAVEVIRNHEEYDPKSIQADVWDVTSDSLPPGLEEGSVDVAVLIFIFSALSPDQWPKAVSNVHRVLKPGGLVCFRDYGRGDLAQVRFRKGRYLDENFYIRGDGTRVYFFDKDQLADIWTGKAKELAALQQPSPLAAPAAESADGVEEVEEAEAETEIPRFEIENLGVDRRLLVNRASKLKMYRCWLQGRFRKK; encoded by the exons ATGGCGTCGTCAACGCCAAGTGGCGATGCCGTCGTGAGCCAGACAATCGAGTCGGTGCCtgtcgagaagctggccgcGCTGGACGTCAAGGATCCGATCACCGAGGCTGACACGGAAGCCAAGGCGCCTGAGAGCGAGGTGCCGCCTCATCGATCGCATGATCCTGCCAACAACTTGAAGCGGAGTGATCCCTTCCAGTTTGGCAGCCGGTACTTGAACGAGGGAGACGATGTCTTTGAGTTCAACGCCTGGGACCACGTGGAGACTGACGATGCGTACAAAGAGTATGCGGAGCAACAGTACGCCAAGCAGCGCCAAAGCCCCGTCTCTGACTTTGAGAAGA GAAAATTCAGTATCGATCCTGCGAGATGGTGGAATCTCTTCTACAAGAACAACTCGGccaacttcttcaagaaCCGCAAATGGCTTCAGCAGGAGTTCCCCGTGCTGGCCGAGGTAACCAAGGAAGATGCCGGACCCAAGGTCCTCCTCGAGATTGGCGCAGGTGCCGGTAATACGGCTTTCCCCATCCTGGCCAATAATAAGAACCCGGAACTAAAGATCCATGCCTGCGACTACTCAAAGACTGCTGTAGAGGTCATCCGGAACCATGAAGAATACGATCCCAAGTCGATCCAGGCCGACGTTTGGGACGTGACCAGTGACAGCTTACCACCTGGACTCGAGGAAGGCTCCGTAGACGTCGCCGTGCTGATTTTCATCTTCTCTGCTCTCTCTCCCGACCAGTGGCCAAAGGCCGTGAGCAACGTCCACCGAGTCCTCAAGCCTGGCGGCCTGGTCTGCTTCCGAGATTATGGAAGAGGAGATCTTGCCCAGGTCCGGTTCCGCAAGGGTCGCTATCTGGACGAAAACTTTTACATCCGAGGCGACGGGACCCGCGTCTACTTTTTTGACAAGGATCAGCTGGCCGATATCTGGacaggcaaggccaaggagcttgctgCACTTCAGCAACCCTCTCCTCTGGCTGCCCCAGCGGCTGAGAgtgctgatggtgttgaggaggtagaagaggcagaggcagagacaGAGATCCCTCGGTTCGAGATAGAGaaccttggtgttgatcgACGCCTGCTGGTCAACCGAGCatccaagctcaagatgtATAGATGCTGGCTGCAGGGCCGCTTTAGAAAGAAATAG
- a CDS encoding TYR-PHOSPHATASE-2 domain-containing protein — protein MSSHVGLENVLNFRDVGKTVNDFLGTRRLREGIFYRSARLDDATLLDRKLIRDGLGIKTVIDLRTKTEHLNRVKRRQEQSNIPALVKSNAALAEPLHISGLEYQEIKITGRPFELFLLRQLSWWDFFHFLFLFLCGYRMEAISILGRQVMIPRGLVGLGLDTLDQSTREIRETLSLYTTETTLPSVVHCTQGKDRTGLVCTLVLMILDVPVSAIEHDYALTDEALTPEREERLVEIRQIGLTDEWADTAKDMIVRIEQHLNEKYGGLDAYLDGIGFGADDRARVRDALLY, from the exons ATGAGTTCCCACGTCGGCCTTGAGAATGTTCTCAACTTTCGCGACGTTGGCAAAACGGTGAACGACTTTCTGGGCACAAG GAGACTTAGAGAGGGCATCTTTTACAGATCTGCAAGATTAG ATGATGCTACACTCTTGGATAGAAAGCTTATTAGAGATGGTCTTGGTATCAAGACTGTAATAGACTTGCGCACCAA AACTGAGCACCTCAACCGGGTCAAAAGGCGACAGGAGCAATCCAATATTCCTGCTCTCGTCAAGTCCAACGCAGCTCTTGCAGAACCACTTCATATCTCGGGGCTGGAATATCAGGAGATCAAGATTACTGGTCGTCCCTTTGAGTTGTTTCTCCTACGACAACTCTCATGGTGGGATTTCTT TCACTTTTTGTTCCTCTTCCTTTGCGGCTACCGCATGGAAGCCATCAGCATCCTTGGGCGACAGGTCATGATACCGCGAggccttgtcggccttggtctcgataCCCTCGACCAGTCAACAAGAGAGATCCGCGAGACTTTGTCTCTATATACGACCGAGACAACTCTGCCGTCTGTCGTTCACTGCACCCAAGGCAAAGACCGTACAG GTCTCGTCTGCACtctggtgttgatgatcCTCGATGTTCCGGTCTCCGCTATTGAGCATGATTATGCCCTCACCGATGAAGCGCTTACCCCTGAGCGAGAGGAGCGCCTGGTTGAGATCCGTCAGATAGGACTCACTGATGAATGGGCTGACACAGCAAAGGACATGATTGTAAGGATCGAGCAGCACCTCAACGAAAAATATGGGGGACTAGACGCCTATCTGGACGGGATAGGTTTCGGTGCCGACGATAGAGCAAGGGTTCGTGACGCGTTGCTCTACTGA